The sequence below is a genomic window from Monodelphis domestica isolate mMonDom1 chromosome 2, mMonDom1.pri, whole genome shotgun sequence.
atcaaaaactgggaaaaaatataGTTTGACATTCCAAGATTGTAAGGCTCAGCACCAGGGTCagccagccctgtgtgaccttacatGGGGTAATGAAAAGTGAAGAGTAACgaatggacactatatgaaaatgCATAGCGACAAAGTTTATTGGATTTACACAAAGcatataaaggaaaaaaccaCAGAATGTATGACTTTACAGCCCAGCaccagcaggaaccaataattgggcagattcataggaattcatgacattacctgccaggcacaaggaagaaccgagaggattccaaacaaaggcagagaaacaagtttcccacagtctctcacaatttctcacaaaccttatcaatcCCCCCTCTGCTGACTATTCCAACCGTGCAGTTTCCCACTCACAAACTTTATCAATCCTCCCTCTGCTGACTACTCCAACCTTGAGCATGCAGCTGGGCAGGTCGTACATAGTTCAACCCAcgaccttgactatgcagcccaagcagggagaagaggaggctttAACCCTTACGGCTCTACCTTTACGGCAATGCCTCGACTACACAAGATGAGAGAATCTGGAACTTGTGATCAtaatttagaagaacaaaatgtcaaccGGGAAAAAACAATCTAGACAAGTAACAATAGATCCCAGGACATGTTTGAATAAAGTGGATGTATCTCAGTGTAATGCATTTAAGAGAAGTTTCAGGCTGAAGTCAGCTTTGGTTACCCCATGGAGAAGAGCTTTGGGAAAAAGTCTCTGTAAATATAAGGGACTTGTAAAGAGCTTCAGGAATTTTTCTGATACATGTGATACATTTTTCTTAGAGAAGAACCTCTATAAGGCTACCACATGGAAGAAGCCTTTCAGGTACCACACTAAtctaattaaattgaaaagaatgCATGCTGGAGAAAAACTACATGAACACAGAAAAGTCATTGGCAAAGGATCAAATTTTACTCTATGTCAAAATATTCAGAAAGAAGAGACgcattatatatgtaataaatgtgAGAAATGCTTCATCCATAGGGAAAGCTCACCTAAACTTGAGAGAattcatattaaaaagaaatacctTGCCTATAATGAATGGAGGAAAAACTTTAGTGAGAGAAGACACTTTCTCACCCATAAAAAATTTTGTATtggagaaaaaacatttttatgtaaCAAATGTGGGAAATGCTTTATCTGGAGAACAATTCCTACtagacatcagaaaattcatgttagaaaaaaacactttacatgtaatgaatgtgggaaagctttgtTTTCAAAGGAACACCTCATTAACCATCAGATAACTAGAGAGAAAacttttgaatgtaatgaatgtaaaAAATGCTTTAGCCGGGAGGGACATCTTATTTACCATCAGAGaactcacactggagagaaactatTTACATGTaaggaatgtgggaaggcctttagcAGGAAAGAAAACCTTCttatccatcaaagaactcatactggagagaaaccatttgaatgtaatgaatgtgggaaaactttCAGTGTAAGGCAAAACCTTATcagacatcagagaattcatactagAGAGAAACAGTTTGAATGTAATCTATGTAGAAACACCTTTAGCATGAAGAGACAGCTTGTTAACCATcacagaattcatactggagaaaaaccatctgaatgtaatgaatgtggaaaagcctttagcCAGAAGAAAGGGCTTATTATACATCAGAGAACTCATCCTGGAAAGAAactatttgaatgtaatgaatgtgggaaaaccttTAATTATAAGAGAAGACTTAATATCCATCAGAGAACTCATACAGGAGAAAGACCATTTAAATGTAATCAGTGTTGGAAAGCCTTTAGCCAGCAGGAAAATCTTATTgcccatcagagaattcatactggagagaaaccattttaatgtaatgaatgtgggaaagcctttagcTGTAATGCAAATCTTACTACCCATCAGAGAACTCACACTAGAGAGAaaccatttgaatgtaatgaatgtggaaaagcttttagCCAGAAGGAAAATCTTATTatccatcagagaattcatactggagaaaaaccatttgaatgtaatgaatataGGAAAACTTTCAGTATAAGGCAAAACCTTATCAGACATCAGAGAACTCACACTAGAGAGAaaccatttgaatgtaatgaatgtgggaaaaccttTAGTCAAAAGAGAAGACTCATtgtccatcagagaattcatactggagagaaaccatttgaatgtaatgaatgtgggaaaatgttCACTGTAAAGCAAAGCCTTATAAAACATCTaagaactcatactggagagaaactttgttaatgtaatgaatgtgggaaaactttCAGTATAAGGCAAAACTTTATCAGACATCAGAGGACTCACACTAGAGAGAAACAGTTTGAATGTAAGCtatgtggaaaagcctttagcAAGAAAGGACAGCTTGTTGACCATcacagaattcatactggagagaccacctgaatgtaatgaatgtgggaagccTTTAGCCAAAATAACAGATTTTATCCATTAGAGAACTTGATCTTGTAGGGAAACCATTAGTCAATAGTGAGCTTATTCTTCAAAGAACTTAGTCTGGGGAGAAACCATTTGAATGTAATAAATGTGGAGAAACATTCAATGTAAAACAAAGACTTATAAAAACATCATTGAAGTCACACTGGCAAAAAtccatttgaatgtaatgaatatgGGGAAAGCTTCCATTGATGTGGGAGATTTTTGAGGTAGAGCCCTGGAGATACCCTTGTCAAGaatggcaattccaataataagcttaaaaataaaaaaaggcatTAATTGAATGTAAGTTGAATAATTTGATTAAAgactgagggagggaggaataggcAGAATGCTGCCTCCCAGAGTGGGTGAAATTTGGAATACTTAAGCCTTCCTAACAATAGGGCCTATGTGAGATGGGATAATGGTGGGGTGATGACATGTCCTTTAGGACTCTGGACCAGAGATGGGTCATATTGATTATGCcctatgcctcaaagtcaaaagggggtGAATTGTCCAGTTTAGGGGATAATCAGATATCTGAGATATAAAACATGTTTATCAGAAGCAGCAGACTGGGAGGTATCAAGAACGAAGGGAGAAGCCCAGAGAGGATACTCCTCTCAGCTCAAAGTCACCTTTCCTCTGCATTGCAGGAatgcaaaggaaaatgaattctttatGTAATCTCTGACCTGGGACAACTTTGGGGTTTTGGGGTGTCTAGGGGAAGCCTATATCTCTATATCACCAGTCAGGCTACACTTAACAAAGAATCCATACTAGATAGAAAAACAATTTGCATGAAAtaaatgtgggaaagctttcatTTTAAGGGAATGCCTTGTTGCCCTCCAGAGAACTCAAACTAGAGAGAAACCATTTGAATGGAATGACTATTACCTGTGAACTTTggattactctaccctacttagtctaacaaaatcaggaatgtctatacccatatttaaggattaagtatctaggaggatggcctaggATAGACacgtgctagcaaatgacaaatcagaaacagctgacagacccctaagtcaagcttaagttaccattggtacaggtgagatgcaggaaagtgatgtaaaaccttctatatatttcctgtcacttcctctctcaggcctCTTTTGTGATGGAGATGTGACTGGTGGCAGCTTGTTGAGCAtctcggcatcttggcatggcagcagctattgtccgtccaggtatgaaatatcccaatggtgaaatttccaacatttataagtctaaggaattttgaggtttacaccggtttagtggtgagtttcccttgataccatactggaggaagcctagtaacctagttcaggtgaggcatcttctctgagctctctcggagtttaggctgatttttcctcctttaccttccaaacactatccacttagaagcctctaatcttcagaaaacttatggaggaggattttgaactccccctggcacaggccaggcaggagaaatcctatacccttttcctctttcttttctttgatctcttccctctatattgattaaaccaccatagatttccaaactgacttgggtattttatttgggatatcccctggtgaccaaaaatcaaacttagattaggtcacaaccctaaattatccttacatacCCATATGGGAAAATTTGAGTGTAatatttgaacctagtcctgCAAGATGAGAAACTAGATTTACTTGTTGCTTCAAGACCAGAGTTGTTGATCAATTCAGGATATAGATCATTCTGACCTCAGAAAACCTTCCTTCAGAAAACCTTGAGTTTCCAAGGGCTCAAGATTGATTCAAGGAATTTTCCCAGATTGTACATTTTAAGTGCCTTATTTGGAGTCCACCTACCTGCTTGCCAATCAACTGTTGTTTCCTTCACCATGAACTCTACGTAATATAAAACTTTCATAGGCCAGGTGGAGGATGGGAGCCATCCTTTTTTGGTTCTCTCCTCTTCTAAATGACTTAGTAAAACTTGTAAAAAATTTTTCAGGTTTGGGGTTGTTCTTGATTGACAGTCATCAGTGAACTCATACTCAGATGCTAGTTTAATTTAATATGAGAAAtccatcaataaaaatgaaagagtctagggggcagctaagtggatcagtgaatagagagctagacctagagatgggaggttctgggttcatatttggcccCAACATGTCCTATCagttttaccctatgcatgtcatttaaccccattgcatctctcttactattcttctgcctttgaaccaatatattGATTATAAGGTAGAaggcaaatgtttaaaaaatatagagcAATTAAAATCCATCAACTCATAATGAAAGTAATCCTTtgtaatgaatatgaaaaaaccTTAAGAGGGAGGGGGAACACAGTATTATGCAAAGTGCTGAGTTTGGAGCCAGAGAACCAGTGTCCAAATCCCCGTTCTGATCTTGAGTAACTCACAACATTTCTGGCCCTTCCTTGACCATCAGTAAAGTGAAGTGGTTGTACGAGATGGCCCCTGAACACCCTTCCAATTCTCAGTCCTGTAGGGGTCACAATGGAGGACATGCCCATGAGTTAACTGAAATTGTCATCCTAATATTATTGCTAAAGCAAGGTTCCAGGAAAAAACAAGATATTGCAAAAGCATTTTCTTGTTGTGACCATATCAGAAACCCTCATGAGTCAACAATTTCTGATCTACCTATAAGAAAGATGTGGTAGGCCCTCCAAATTCCCCAAAAGTCCACAGATCAAAGATTATCCTCTGCCTTGGCtttggtagtagtctcttggaagccgagaatgaccattgtctttgggcatgtgtgcacaaagatacttgtgcgggaaggagatttaagtggaagagtcgatgcacagagacagtcccactgtctcggcgttggaagcctgggtccagtggcacaaaaaatcattacacctggagacttcctcagctgcattgggtggccatgttgtcttttgtgctccaacatgccctaagcactccactgtGCCTTGCtttgtcgccatctcagccattgaaccttcttgttggtttcttctgcctgttccgctgaaacagtcttcacatgggGGGATGGGTTACATAAGGAATTCCACCTTTGCCATGCTGGCTCAATAAACAAATGGCTTTCTGCCTCAAGCTCTAAAGGTGTGTGTTTGCATTAGCATTGAGATAAGGTTCTTGGTTCTCCAGGAAACCTCCTATTTTGTATATCAAACATCAACAATAGATTTGAGTTATATTGAGGACAGTTAAGTCCCCAAACTCAAAGGCATTTCACTGTATCCCCAGGATTATCCCTCTGTTTTGTCTTAGCGATGATCAttcccctccccatctttccTAGTCACATAGCCATGAATGTATTCATGAGCTTTATCTGTAAGGAGGATCTGCTTAATCTGGACTCTGTATCTCAAAAGTATTCCTTTCCAGTAGCCATCTGTATTGTCGCTGATTTATTTCCTCACATCCATCACACCTCTATGTGTACTGACTCTCCTACTAAGTACTTCAGCTAGAGCTGCAGCCAGCAGAAGCTCTGTTTAAACCATCAACTAGGCTTTATCTCTCCCATGTGGTAGCAGCATGGTGCAGTGAAAAGGGCATCAGATTGGATGTCAGGTTGGGTCTAAATTAAATCCCTGCTCGGTTACTTCTCTACTATGTTACTGTTCCATTTCTCCCTACTGAAATCATCTTCTTAGAACAGACTAGTATGCTATCCCAAGGACCAACAAACTCTAGACCAAATCTGCTCCCCCACTGGTTTTGTATCGCCTACAAGCTAAGAATGGTctttatgttttaaaagaaagttattaTTGCAAAGTTATTCTATCTAAAAGTGAAAAAAACATTCTTGATTCTCAAAGTCATACAGAGATGGTCAGCAAGCCAGAGCTGGCCCATCCCCGCTCCATCCAGTCAAGATCTCCTGGATCCTGTCCTGGGGTTCGTTAACCCTTCCAGCTTTGTCACCTGCAAGTCTGATGGCCATGCACTGTCCCTGACAAAAATGTTAAAGGGTACAAAAGATATCCTTCCCTGGAGACTTCTGAGCTCATTGACAGTGAACCATTAACAGTCACTCTTTGAATTACCACATCCAAAATGGTACACCACAGTGTGAGTTCTATAGTCAATGCTGCAAAATCAAAGAGCTTTGGACTTGTTGCATCCAGCACAGTCAAAAAGAGGGGCTGGGCAAAATTCCTGAAGAGGAACAGCTTGGCATACAAAGATGGGACAGAGAGCAGATTGATGGTTTAAACAGAGCTGCTGTTGATTCCAGTGCTGAGGATGCCTGAAGAAGGCCTgcatggaggtcttcaagcataGGCTGGAGGCCTGTGTTTAGAATAGCGTAGTAGAGATTTTTTTCACTTATGAGTTGTAGATAGTTATtgttcttttcagttctaaaatgcTGTAGTTCTGTGAAATTGCTTCATCAAGGAGCTACAAACTAGTTCATCgtctctggaaagcaatttggaagtatacTCCCAAACTGtgaaactgcataccctttgaccgaGCAATACCGATATTAGagttatattccaaagagataaaagaaaaataactaacccatatatacaaaaatacttgtAGCAGCTCCcttcgtggtggcaaagaattagaaatggagagaatttgtatcctcaacacttaaCCTACctactggcacatagtaggtgtgtcATAAATGTTAACTGATTGAGAATGCTTCTTGAATGAACATGATTAAGGCTCTAGTTCAAGAGAATTTGAGGCATTTCTTATTTTCTGTAGTCCAAGATCTGAGACGATTAACTCTAGTCAAAGAAGGAGTCCCAGTTTAAATTAATGCTGGGGTCTGATCACACTAAGGTGTTTCCAGATGTGCCTTCAATACATATTATTCCAGATGTGGTTTTATAATTGTCATCATTGGTGCTCAGACAATCTATCAGATAAAAATCACTTCTCTATTAGAGAGAAACATAACAAAATCTGTAAAGCCTTCTTCCACTGGAGCTGACATCTCTCTTTCTTTGGGAAGTCAACTTTGTGGGTGTAGGTCCCAGGTAGGTCTGAATCAGGGTCCCAGCATAGCCCCTGGCTTCTGGCTACCCTTGCCACTGGGCCTCTAAATATAGAAAATCCTGAAACCAGGCTATCTGGGTACACTACAAATTCAGGCTACATACTCTAAGCTGGGCCCTCACTGGAGAAAGGCAATCGTTAGACATCTTCCTAACTGATTCCTTATGTCACTCACTGCATCCGATTTTCCAAAATGTTTCATTTGTCTACAGCCTTCCCTTGTGGATTGCTCCCATTCCTGGCCCATACCTTCTCAGCTGAAAAAACTGTACATTTATCAAGAGATATATTATCCTCCTCATTTCATATAAATCAGatgctttcttttccttgttgGCTCAGCTACTGGATGACCTGATATCTGCTTGCTAAGGAATATCCCTTTATGTGTGCAAATAATCCCAGCCAGTCAATACCTTAGTATATTCCCTCCTCATAACCCCATTCACTAATTTTCAGTCTCTCCCACATTAATGGCTCCTTTTCTGTTGccacaaagaaaatcatttctctCTAATCTCAAAACACCATCTCTTGATTCATTCCTTGTCATGAGCTATGGTCCAGTATCTTTCCTCCATGGCTAATCAGCTAGTTATGGCCATTGACAACTGGTGTCTCCAACtcctttcccttgctttctgtgaAACTCTCGAGTCTAGCTCCCAATTTCATCATGCAACTGATCAAATTTCAACTCGCCAAAATTAAcaataatttccaaattgataaAATGGTCTATGTCCATTTCTTTCACATTCATCCCCCTTGACTTCTCTATAGGCTTTGGCACTGTCAATCACCTCTTCTTCTTGATACTCTCCATTCTAGGTATAACGACCCGACCTGtggttgttatataattttacctgtgggtaataacttgagaaggagaagggagactgaagggaataggtgaataataaagactcagaaaCAACAAGTCAAAAGATAATGTTCCCCttggaaaattaattaaaaggaaacatgaggaataagaaaacacatggggagtgaGAACTCCCTAATACCTCCTATGGACGAGAGTGTCCAaggattaataggaagcatgggggcGACAGCGTTGCTAGGAAAGAGAGGTCAGCAGGAAAGTTAGGACAGGGCACTGCTAAGATCCAGGGAAGTAAGAGGGAGACTCGAGcttgttccccagtatttattggaggttttaggaatgtggattgggaggtgatcaatgagtaacatggcataggtcttaacattggttgaattgacaatgatgagatcaaagaggtggagattaacccGACATGTGCCTTTCAAAGGAATGTGGTTTGACAAGGTGAGAGCTAAGCCTCTGTGGTGGCTTAGGAATTCTCCTGCCCTTTGGGCTGTAACTTCTGACCATGTATCTggcaaatgaatatatatgatacaatatcaacacatcaatcatacttcccagatgccaacatgcctgatATGCTACACTAGGCTTTAGTGACGCTACTCTTTCTGCTTTCCTAATGCTATCCAAGGCATCCTCCCAATAGTCTGGGCTCAGAAATGAAGTGCCATGCATTCCTCATCAGCTCTCACACATCCAGTCTCCTTACCCCCATGTGCAATCTGTTGCAAAGTCCTGTTGATTCCACCTCTGTAACATCTCTCACATCGACCTCCTTCCCTCTCAACACTGTCACTTTCTTGGATCAGGCCCTTATTGCCTCCACCTGAGCTATTGTAAGAGCCTGCTGGTTGGTCCAGTTGCCTCAGGTATTTCTCTAGTCAAGTCATTCCCTTCAATTGTTGACAAAAGTTGTCAAGTTCTTCCCAAAGCTCTCCCTGACCATATCACCACTCACTTAAcaaccttcagtggctccctggtaaaaggatcaaatacaaaatcctctgcaGGGCTGTTAAAGCACTTCCTCACCTTCCCATCTCCCACTCGTCCCAGCCTTTCCCCCCCTCcaaatatgctatatatataatcCAAGGGTAAAGACCCCCTTTCTGTTCCATGAACAGAATACTCCACCTCTTGACTAGGTTTTCCTTGCTATCCCTTTGCCTGGAAGGCCGTCCCTGGCTTCCTTGAAGTTCCAACTTAAGTCCACCTTCCAGAACAAGCCCTTTGTAGCTCTCCTTACTTTAGTCCCATCCCTTGCTGATTTAGCTACAAATTACTCTGTATATATTGTGGGTTTTTATATAATTGTTAGTCTGTTGTCTGCCCCACCACACTGTGAGCTCCAGAAGAGCTTGGGATATCCCCTGATTCTCTTTATATCCTGGATTCTCTTTATACCTCTGGAACaaacaataaatgcttgtcgACTTGAAGTCTGAGAAAGAGCTCATATTGGATAGTTTAATCCCTCGGTGCTCTTTGAGGAGAGTTCTCTGCCCCTCTTTCCAAACAATGACTTCTTAGAAGATCATACCTTGATCACTGGAAGGGAGATGAAAGGCCATAGAATCcaacttcatttcacagatggaaaAAAAAGCCTCAGctcaatgatttgcccaggaaatcaatgaaaaagcatTCCAACTCAGATCTTCTGTCCCCAAATCTAGCCCACAACAACACAAGAAGCCTCTTGGACTAACAGCTCGCATATCCCTGCTTTCATGTCACTCACCTGGGTAGGAATTCCTCAGGCCTTCGTGCTCCACCATCCATGATGCTTCCCTTTGCtcaaaatatgtaataaaatctTCTCTGGGAACTGGAAGCCCCAGGCATAGAGAATAAGTTAGGGATGAGGATGGAGAGAAACTAATCATCTAGTTCCCTTTAGGCAAAGGGGTGTGAATCTGGAGCTGGCCATTCTGAGAAGCCCTCCATGATGTTCTCCTACCATATGAATCTGTCCTCACCCATTACTGCTTGCAATGCCAGGATCCCAAAACAAGATGTGCCTCATAATCACACTGTGCAATGTGCTCCGAGATGCAGCCCAATCCCTGGTCCCGCACCCTGTAATGCCCCATTCTGCAAACTCCTAACCCCCAAACTGGGTCTAAGGGTTATGTGGACACCTTAGCCTCAAGCCCCAGTAAGAGGAACCTTGATGAATCCACTTTTGCCCTGTCCCCTTGCCAAGATCCTCACTCCCTGAAATGGATAGAAATCTTGTGTCTGGTTCATTCTGGGAGGGTTTGCCTCTTCAGGTGGGATTCTCCTGCTGGTAAACTCAATAAACCCTAGTTGGTCCATGTAACCTTCTGTAGTTACATATTAATATTCCCGTGGGTGGACACCGGAGAAGGagattagaaactgagggaaaatggatagaggaaggagacgagagagagacaaaggaatagactcagagacaaggagttaaaaaacatGGGCTCCATTGTGGGTGCCCCTGTGATCTAATTGAGAGGGGGCTCTCCACAGGTCCTCAaatttttattggagagtttaggaatgcgGAGTGGGAGATAGCTAaggaacatgtgacatggcataggttttaacagtGGCTCAATGgacaatcacataatcaaagaggaggttaatcaaacatgtgactaggtaaggaatgtggtctaacaaggaggGAGCtcggaccctgtggcaaatattgtcctgctcaggaattcttttgtcctttggattgaagatttggaaatacaatcatcaataagtaacatgaccatgagtctggtatatgaacacataagatacaatatcaatacaccaataatactttcaagatgctaatatacctggtatgctagaGTCCAAATTCTATTTCTCAATCTGTTATTTGGGACAATGACAGGGTCATGCAAGCAAGGACCACAGGATGCTTTCTAGGACTCCTGAAGGACAGTTTCCACAGCATTTATTTTGGGGAGCTTTGGGGGAGAAGACTTTGGGCCCAATCTACAAAAAAATGTGGTctttaattgcttatgggtaggccaagctaatataataaaaatgacaatcctgcctaaattaatttacttagtcagtgccacaccaatcaaactactaaaaactattttatagaattagaaaaaataacaaaattcttctggaagaacaaaagttcaagaatatcaagggaagtaatggaaagaaaattcaaGGGATGGTGGATTAGTGGTACCAGATCAAATTGTTCagtaaagcagtaatcatcaaagcaatcaggtactggctaagaaatagaagagtggatcagtggaatagactggggcaaatgacctcagcaacctAGTGTCTTATCCAGTTGGGGGGATAAAAACTTACTATTTTTAtacaaaaactgcagggaaaaatgggaaaacagtatgaggaaattaggtttagatcagtatctcatgccttataccaagataaagtcaaaatgcgtaaatgatttagacataaaagttgataagtaaattagaggaagaTAGAATactttgtcagatctatgaggaagggaagaatttatgaccaaatgagagcTAGAGAACATTAcaggatgtaaaataaattattttgatatcaaatttaaaaggttttgtacaaacaaacccaacaccaacaagattagaagggagacaacaaactggagggaaaatttataacaaatttctctgctaaaggtctcatttcttaaatataaaaagaactaagtcaaatttataaaaatacaagttattccccaactgacaaaaggCCAAACGATATGAAtaattaattttcagatgaagacatcaaagctatcaataatcatatgaaaaaaactgttctaaatccctcttgattagagaaatgcaaattaaaatgactgaggtaccacctcacaactatcagattggccaatatgacagtagagaaaaatgataaatgttaaaggggatgtggcaaaattaggacattaatgcattgctggtggagttgcaaactgatccaaccattttggagagcaatttgcaattatgcccaaaggactataaatcAATGCAtag
It includes:
- the LOC100618876 gene encoding zinc finger protein OZF-like, whose translation is MSTGKKQSRQVTIDPRTCLNKVDVSQCNAFKRSFRLKSALVTPWRRALGKSLCKYKGLVKSFRNFSDTCDTFFLEKNLYKATTWKKPFRYHTNLIKLKRMHAGEKLHEHRKVIGKGSNFTLCQNIQKEETHYICNKCEKCFIHRESSPKLERIHIKKKYLAYNEWRKNFSERRHFLTHKKFCIGEKTFLCNKCGKCFIWRTIPTRHQKIHVRKKHFTCNECGKALFSKEHLINHQITREKTFECNECKKCFSREGHLIYHQRTHTGEKLFTCKECGKAFSRKENLLIHQRTHTGEKPFECNECGKTFSVRQNLIRHQRIHTREKQFECNLCRNTFSMKRQLVNHHRIHTGEKPSECNECGKAFSQKKGLIIHQRTHPGKKLFECNECGKTFNYKRRLNIHQRTHTGERPFKCNQCWKAFSQQENLIAHQRIHTGEKPF